One stretch of Balneola sp. MJW-20 DNA includes these proteins:
- a CDS encoding sigma-70 family RNA polymerase sigma factor, with product MPDLTRDERKKQKDFDEEIIPHMDALYNFALRLTTDPNDAEDLVQDTIVKAYRFFSSYEKGTNAKAWMFRILKNSFINNYRKTSKKPSQVDYDEVSSYYESVRAESTDTSDLENLMFRELMDDDITNALSRLPEDFRTVVMLCDVEGYTYEEIANMLDVPIGTIRSRLHRGRNLLKTELIEYAKKRGYTGD from the coding sequence ATGCCTGATCTTACGAGGGATGAAAGAAAAAAGCAGAAGGACTTTGACGAAGAGATCATTCCTCACATGGATGCGCTATATAACTTCGCCTTACGCCTGACGACCGATCCAAACGATGCTGAAGATCTGGTTCAGGATACTATTGTCAAAGCTTATCGCTTTTTCAGCAGTTACGAAAAAGGCACCAATGCGAAGGCCTGGATGTTTCGTATCCTGAAAAATTCTTTCATCAATAATTACCGGAAGACCTCAAAAAAACCGAGCCAGGTTGATTACGACGAGGTCTCATCATATTACGAAAGTGTGAGAGCAGAAAGCACTGATACTTCCGATCTTGAGAACCTTATGTTCCGGGAGCTGATGGATGATGATATCACCAACGCCCTTTCCCGATTGCCGGAAGATTTCCGTACCGTGGTTATGCTTTGTGATGTTGAAGGATATACCTACGAGGAGATCGCCAATATGCTTGATGTACCCATAGGAACCATCCGCTCAAGGCTGCATCGTGGAAGAAATCTGCTTAAAACTGAATTGATCGAATACGCTAAAAAGCGCGGTTACACCGGAGACTGA